A single Ochrobactrum sp. BTU1 DNA region contains:
- a CDS encoding transporter substrate-binding domain-containing protein — translation MKTTGLFKALFVSALVLTTASANAEGKKWDKITIATEGAFRPYNFTKPDGTLDGYEVDLYKDLCARMKVECTMVAQPFDGIIPALNAGKFDAIMAGLTATPKREETIDFTVSYGLTPQTFATLKDSPFAKLPHTGETLYLAKDEEANQKAIDEVAAEIKGRTVGVQTASLGLSLLDKYFKDSTDIREYKTTDQHDLDLKSGRVDLVVASLAYLSDAAKKPGNEDIVMTGPYFKGGILGRGVAVGIRKNEPELQKMFNEAIEAAKADGTIKKLSEKWFGFDVTP, via the coding sequence ATGAAGACCACGGGATTGTTCAAAGCCCTGTTCGTTTCAGCGCTAGTTCTCACAACCGCGTCTGCAAATGCAGAGGGAAAAAAATGGGACAAGATCACTATTGCTACGGAGGGCGCTTTCCGTCCGTATAACTTCACCAAGCCGGACGGCACGCTGGACGGGTATGAAGTTGATCTCTACAAAGACCTTTGTGCTCGCATGAAGGTTGAATGCACGATGGTAGCGCAACCTTTCGACGGTATCATTCCGGCACTGAATGCTGGAAAATTTGACGCTATCATGGCTGGTCTGACTGCTACGCCAAAACGCGAAGAAACCATCGACTTTACCGTTTCCTACGGGTTGACGCCGCAGACTTTCGCCACGCTTAAGGACAGTCCTTTTGCTAAGCTGCCCCACACCGGCGAAACGCTTTATCTCGCCAAGGATGAAGAAGCGAACCAGAAGGCAATCGATGAGGTCGCGGCCGAAATCAAAGGTCGCACGGTTGGCGTTCAGACTGCTTCACTCGGCCTTTCGTTGCTGGACAAGTACTTCAAGGATTCAACCGATATCCGTGAATACAAGACCACTGATCAGCATGACCTCGACCTCAAGTCGGGCCGTGTCGATCTGGTCGTTGCCTCATTGGCTTACCTCTCCGATGCCGCCAAGAAGCCAGGCAATGAAGACATCGTCATGACCGGCCCGTACTTCAAGGGTGGCATTCTGGGTCGCGGCGTTGCTGTTGGTATCCGCAAGAATGAGCCTGAACTGCAGAAGATGTTCAATGAAGCCATTGAGGCTGCCAAGGCTGATGGTACGATCAAGAAGCTTTCCGAAAAGTGGTTTGGCTTCGACGTAACCCCATAA
- a CDS encoding amidohydrolase yields the protein MKNHHDIWDIVDAKSAAYFELSDTVWDNPETNYEEYKSSDAHAAQLEAEGFRVQRGIAGLPTAVMGEAGEEGPIIAILGEFDALPGLSQLAGVAEEQPIEAGGNGHGCGHNLLGSGSLLAAAAVKEYLEANGIKGRVRYYGCPAEEGGSAKGFMVREGLFDDVDIAFCWHPAPFSGVNDPVSLACNEINFNFTGRAAHAASAPHLGRSALDAVELMNVGVNYMREHMPSSARIHYAVTDTGGFAPNVVQAKASVRYLIRALDLPQMQVLLERVKKIADGAALMTETTVKSNIVSGDANLIGNPALEQLMQRELDRLGPPVFDEQDRETAKRFQATLTKEDISDAFRRFGVQPNAEIALCADNYEPYKGDNSLVGSTDVGSVSWVVPTVQMRGATCAIGTPLHSWQMVAQGKLPAAHKGMAHAAKIMGSTAIELFRNPEQIARAKEDHEKKLNGAIFVNPIPDSVQPALPASEK from the coding sequence TTGAAGAACCATCACGACATCTGGGATATTGTTGACGCAAAGAGCGCGGCCTATTTCGAACTGAGCGATACGGTTTGGGATAACCCAGAAACCAATTACGAAGAATACAAGTCGAGCGACGCTCATGCAGCGCAGCTGGAAGCCGAAGGCTTCCGCGTGCAACGTGGTATTGCAGGTCTGCCAACCGCTGTGATGGGCGAGGCTGGTGAAGAAGGTCCGATCATAGCCATTCTGGGCGAGTTCGATGCGCTTCCCGGGTTGAGCCAGCTCGCCGGTGTAGCGGAAGAGCAGCCGATTGAAGCGGGCGGCAACGGGCATGGCTGTGGCCACAACCTGCTCGGTTCCGGTTCACTTCTGGCTGCTGCCGCTGTGAAGGAATATCTTGAGGCCAATGGCATCAAAGGGCGTGTCCGTTATTATGGCTGCCCTGCCGAAGAGGGCGGATCAGCCAAGGGCTTCATGGTACGTGAAGGCTTGTTTGACGATGTTGATATTGCGTTCTGCTGGCATCCGGCGCCTTTTTCTGGCGTAAACGATCCGGTTTCCCTGGCTTGCAACGAAATCAATTTCAACTTCACCGGCCGCGCAGCTCATGCAGCATCCGCGCCGCATCTTGGGCGCAGTGCGCTTGATGCCGTCGAGCTGATGAATGTCGGCGTGAATTATATGCGCGAGCACATGCCGTCATCGGCACGCATCCACTATGCAGTCACCGATACGGGTGGTTTTGCCCCAAATGTAGTGCAGGCAAAGGCGAGCGTGCGCTATTTGATCCGCGCGCTGGACTTGCCGCAAATGCAGGTTCTGCTGGAACGGGTCAAGAAGATTGCCGATGGTGCGGCTCTGATGACCGAAACAACGGTCAAGAGCAATATCGTCAGTGGTGATGCCAATCTGATTGGCAATCCGGCGCTGGAACAGCTGATGCAACGCGAACTCGATCGCCTTGGTCCGCCGGTTTTTGATGAACAGGACCGCGAAACTGCAAAGCGTTTTCAGGCAACACTGACCAAAGAAGACATCTCCGATGCCTTCCGCCGCTTCGGTGTCCAACCAAACGCTGAAATTGCGCTTTGCGCAGACAACTATGAGCCTTATAAGGGCGATAACTCGCTCGTTGGCTCCACGGATGTGGGTAGCGTAAGCTGGGTTGTTCCAACTGTGCAGATGCGCGGTGCAACCTGTGCAATCGGCACGCCGCTTCATTCATGGCAGATGGTCGCGCAGGGTAAACTGCCTGCAGCGCACAAAGGCATGGCTCATGCGGCGAAGATTATGGGAAGTACGGCTATAGAGCTGTTCCGCAATCCGGAGCAGATCGCGAGAGCCAAAGAAGATCATGAGAAGAAGCTCAATGGGGCAATTTTTGTGAATCCGATCCCGGACAGTGTTCAACCAGCTTTGCCTGCGTCTGAAAAGTGA
- a CDS encoding type II toxin-antitoxin system HicA family toxin, which translates to MAPKRRPMKPREIVQMLNADGWTIKRKGPGDHVQYTHPSKSGKVTVDMGTTEFPPKTLKNIYKIAGWGW; encoded by the coding sequence ATGGCACCAAAACGCAGACCAATGAAGCCGAGAGAAATTGTTCAGATGCTAAATGCCGATGGCTGGACAATCAAAAGAAAGGGGCCGGGAGATCATGTTCAATACACCCACCCGAGCAAAAGCGGCAAAGTTACAGTCGACATGGGCACAACCGAATTCCCGCCTAAGACTTTAAAGAACATTTACAAAATCGCTGGGTGGGGCTGGTAA
- a CDS encoding ATP-binding cassette domain-containing protein — MSKVESQTAPVATNLALKVENLRKSFGANEVLKGISLEAREGEVISILGSSGSGKSTFLRCINLLEIPTSGKVTVSGETIRMAKNSKGEAYPADKRQVSRIRSELGMVFQSFNLWSHKTILENIIEAPIYVQGRSRAECVEEAEALLAKVGIADKRDFYPAHLSGGQQQRAAIARALAMKPKVMLFDEPTSALDPELVGEVLRVMRGLAEEGRTMLVVTHEMGFARDVSNRVVFVHQGLVEEDGAPEEVFGNSKSERFRKFISHENAA; from the coding sequence GTGAGTAAAGTTGAGTCTCAAACAGCCCCGGTGGCGACAAATCTGGCCTTGAAAGTTGAAAATCTGCGCAAGAGCTTCGGCGCCAATGAAGTGCTCAAGGGCATTTCTTTGGAAGCGCGCGAGGGCGAAGTAATTTCAATCCTCGGCTCTTCGGGTTCGGGGAAATCCACCTTCCTGCGCTGTATCAATCTGCTGGAAATCCCAACTTCGGGGAAAGTCACCGTTTCCGGCGAGACTATTCGCATGGCGAAGAACTCCAAAGGTGAAGCCTATCCGGCTGACAAGAGACAGGTTTCGCGCATCCGTTCCGAGCTTGGTATGGTTTTCCAGAGCTTCAATCTCTGGTCTCATAAGACCATTCTCGAGAATATCATTGAGGCGCCGATCTATGTTCAGGGCCGTTCGCGCGCTGAATGCGTGGAAGAGGCGGAAGCACTTCTCGCCAAGGTTGGGATCGCTGATAAGCGCGATTTTTATCCGGCTCATCTTTCCGGCGGCCAGCAGCAGCGAGCAGCAATTGCCCGTGCGCTCGCCATGAAGCCAAAGGTCATGCTGTTCGACGAGCCAACATCGGCGCTCGATCCAGAACTCGTTGGCGAAGTGCTGCGCGTTATGCGCGGTCTTGCGGAAGAAGGCCGCACCATGCTGGTTGTTACGCACGAAATGGGTTTTGCCCGCGATGTATCCAATCGCGTGGTCTTCGTTCACCAGGGCTTGGTCGAAGAAGATGGTGCGCCTGAAGAGGTATTCGGAAACTCCAAATCCGAACGTTTCCGCAAGTTTATCAGCCACGAAAATGCTGCCTGA
- a CDS encoding toxin-antitoxin system HicB family antitoxin: protein MCREKDIEPRRKFSGKFNVRLTPDDHAAAVIAAAASGKSLNEWIVGTIREAAE from the coding sequence ATGTGCCGGGAGAAGGATATTGAGCCGCGCCGGAAGTTCTCCGGAAAGTTCAATGTCCGCCTCACGCCTGACGATCATGCCGCCGCAGTCATTGCCGCAGCAGCATCGGGCAAGAGCCTGAATGAATGGATCGTCGGGACCATCAGGGAGGCAGCAGAGTAG
- a CDS encoding IclR family transcriptional regulator encodes MNIENNGEVKSAVRVLEILEFLARAHKPVTLKAIVTELGYPKSSTFNLLATLVARAYVVRDDTESYKIHDAFRNGPGWCSGSDAYLIATAQPIMDAMRDTEGETVFLGARRKDGRVKLLAKSASHQVVRFDSDLTGSDPAYCTAMGRILLAHWQPEKTASYLAKERIIPLTDKTVIDRVQIRRIIDAARENGYAICDEEAVIGGSGVAAPVFDASGEVIATLNMATISSRFTACRQRMIDAVIKHAAELSARLGHKPAPATTVKQ; translated from the coding sequence ATGAACATTGAAAACAACGGCGAAGTTAAATCGGCAGTCAGGGTTCTCGAAATTCTCGAATTCCTTGCTCGCGCTCACAAACCGGTCACATTGAAAGCGATTGTTACCGAACTGGGCTATCCAAAGAGCAGCACTTTCAATCTGCTCGCAACCTTGGTTGCGCGGGCTTATGTCGTCCGCGACGACACCGAGTCCTATAAGATTCATGATGCTTTCCGGAACGGCCCCGGCTGGTGCAGCGGTAGCGACGCCTATCTGATCGCAACAGCACAACCGATCATGGATGCCATGCGCGATACCGAAGGCGAGACGGTATTTCTCGGCGCGCGCCGTAAGGATGGTCGCGTCAAGCTTCTGGCCAAGAGTGCGAGCCATCAGGTGGTGCGCTTCGATTCTGATCTCACAGGCTCGGACCCCGCCTACTGCACTGCAATGGGCCGTATCCTTCTCGCGCATTGGCAACCTGAAAAGACAGCAAGCTACCTCGCCAAAGAACGCATCATACCGCTCACCGACAAAACAGTAATTGACCGCGTGCAGATCCGCCGCATCATCGATGCTGCCCGAGAAAACGGCTACGCGATTTGTGACGAAGAAGCGGTCATCGGCGGTTCAGGTGTTGCTGCACCGGTTTTTGATGCCAGCGGAGAGGTAATTGCCACGTTGAATATGGCAACGATTTCATCGCGGTTCACTGCTTGCCGGCAACGTATGATCGACGCAGTGATCAAGCATGCAGCCGAGTTGAGCGCTCGCCTTGGACATAAACCAGCACCAGCCACAACAGTTAAGCAGTAA
- a CDS encoding type II toxin-antitoxin system HicA family toxin: MKKRHRATLELIFARPVNGSIRWADLEALFASLGAEVSERDGSRVGVFLFGEVRVFHCPLPSPDTDKGAVASIRKWLDGHGVKP; this comes from the coding sequence ATGAAAAAGCGTCACAGAGCCACGCTGGAACTGATCTTCGCCCGCCCCGTCAACGGTTCGATCCGCTGGGCCGATCTAGAGGCGCTGTTTGCAAGTCTCGGGGCGGAAGTCAGTGAGCGGGACGGTTCGCGCGTTGGCGTGTTCCTGTTCGGTGAAGTGCGCGTCTTTCATTGTCCGCTTCCGTCGCCGGATACGGACAAAGGTGCGGTTGCCAGCATCCGAAAATGGCTGGACGGACACGGAGTAAAGCCATGA
- a CDS encoding SDR family oxidoreductase, with translation MDIHFKEKRVLVTGAARGIGRAICEAFAEDGASVTATDVLDEELAKLVSEARPARGGSIRTAHLDVTDEAAIAELTAEAEKDGGFDIFVHVAGGVLGQKKRPLEEVPADDWDRIYDINVRGAFLVGKAVVSSMKARGTGKMVFISSGAGLGVSLTGIQAYASAKAALISLARQLGHELGPFGINVNAVAPGFLRTSPDYERQWASYGDDGQAAMINEIPLRRIGLPEDISNAVLFLASPYASWITGQTLSVSGGPTT, from the coding sequence ATGGATATACATTTCAAAGAGAAGCGAGTCCTGGTCACCGGAGCCGCGAGGGGAATTGGGCGTGCCATATGTGAGGCGTTCGCCGAAGATGGTGCATCGGTTACTGCAACGGATGTTCTTGATGAGGAACTGGCGAAACTCGTTAGTGAAGCACGTCCGGCACGCGGTGGGTCAATCCGTACCGCCCATCTTGATGTCACTGACGAAGCAGCAATTGCCGAATTGACAGCGGAAGCTGAAAAAGACGGCGGTTTCGATATTTTCGTGCATGTGGCAGGTGGGGTTCTTGGGCAGAAAAAACGCCCCCTTGAGGAAGTACCGGCTGACGACTGGGATCGTATTTACGATATTAATGTGCGTGGCGCATTTCTTGTCGGCAAAGCGGTCGTTTCCTCTATGAAAGCCCGTGGCACGGGCAAAATGGTATTCATTTCAAGTGGTGCGGGGCTTGGCGTTAGCCTGACCGGCATTCAAGCATATGCCAGTGCAAAAGCCGCCCTTATAAGCCTCGCACGCCAGCTTGGTCACGAACTCGGCCCATTCGGGATCAATGTCAATGCGGTGGCTCCCGGCTTCCTGCGCACAAGTCCCGATTATGAGCGACAGTGGGCGTCTTATGGCGACGATGGCCAGGCTGCGATGATCAATGAAATTCCGCTGCGTCGTATCGGACTACCAGAAGATATTTCCAATGCCGTGCTCTTTCTCGCTTCGCCCTATGCAAGCTGGATCACAGGCCAGACCTTATCGGTCAGTGGAGGACCGACAACATGA
- a CDS encoding ABC transporter permease subunit (The N-terminal region of this protein, as described by TIGR01726, is a three transmembrane segment that identifies a subfamily of ABC transporter permease subunits, which specificities that include histidine, arginine, glutamine, glutamate, L-cystine (sic), the opines (in Agrobacterium) octopine and nopaline, etc.) produces the protein MKAFLDILSFGPDGWGYVLMMAALVSVSLAVLGFLLGAIIGVFAAWAKISGGLALRGIADGYTTIIRGIPDLLVIYLFYFGGSAAVTAIGRFFGAQGFIGFPAFLAGVLAIGISCGAHHTEVLRGAFRAVSKGELEAASACGMGQTLKFRRIIAPLALRHALPGLGNVWQVALKESALISVVGVVDILRQAQIGAGSTGLPFNFFLIAGALYLLISSVSGTILQAAERHFSRGVRRAK, from the coding sequence ATGAAGGCGTTTCTCGATATTCTGAGCTTCGGGCCGGACGGCTGGGGCTATGTGCTGATGATGGCCGCCTTGGTGAGCGTTTCGCTCGCAGTCCTCGGCTTTCTTCTTGGAGCAATCATCGGCGTTTTTGCTGCCTGGGCGAAGATTTCCGGTGGTCTTGCGTTGCGCGGAATTGCGGATGGTTACACAACCATCATTCGCGGCATTCCCGACCTTCTTGTGATCTATCTGTTCTATTTCGGCGGCAGTGCTGCGGTAACGGCGATCGGTCGCTTTTTTGGTGCGCAGGGCTTTATCGGCTTTCCCGCATTCCTCGCTGGTGTGCTTGCAATCGGCATTTCCTGCGGGGCGCATCACACGGAAGTTCTCCGCGGTGCATTCCGTGCGGTTTCCAAGGGCGAGCTTGAAGCGGCCTCTGCCTGTGGCATGGGACAGACGCTCAAGTTTCGTCGCATCATCGCGCCGCTGGCACTTCGCCATGCGTTGCCTGGCCTTGGCAATGTCTGGCAGGTTGCCCTTAAAGAATCCGCTCTGATCTCTGTTGTCGGCGTTGTCGACATTCTACGTCAGGCACAGATTGGCGCCGGCTCAACTGGCCTGCCGTTCAACTTCTTCCTCATCGCTGGTGCGCTGTATCTGCTGATCTCGTCGGTTTCCGGCACCATACTGCAAGCAGCTGAACGCCACTTTTCGCGTGGCGTCCGGAGGGCAAAATGA
- a CDS encoding ABC transporter permease, with protein MNLQFYSEAFFQMISGVPLTLQLAASSIVFGAILALLFAMMRLSGIAVLDWIARLYVFVFRGTPLLVQIFIIYYGLSQFPVIRYSFLWPVLREPYWCAIIALTLNNAAYASEIIRGGLLSVPNGQIEAAKACGMSRFTCFRRVVMPLAIRQALPGYGNEMISMVKATSLASIITLMEVTGIAAKLIAESYRAIEVFVIAGAIYLAINFVLTRVLMFAEYKLTPYLRQPVVKITTEGKTS; from the coding sequence ATGAATCTTCAATTTTATTCTGAAGCCTTCTTTCAGATGATCAGCGGCGTGCCGCTGACCCTTCAGCTTGCAGCAAGCTCGATTGTCTTTGGCGCTATTCTGGCCTTGCTTTTTGCTATGATGCGTCTGTCGGGCATCGCTGTTCTTGACTGGATTGCTCGGCTTTACGTATTCGTATTTCGCGGCACGCCGCTCCTGGTGCAGATCTTCATCATCTATTACGGCCTCAGCCAGTTTCCGGTCATCCGCTACTCATTCCTCTGGCCGGTCCTGCGTGAACCTTACTGGTGTGCGATTATTGCTCTGACGCTGAACAATGCAGCCTATGCCAGTGAAATCATCCGCGGCGGTCTTCTCTCGGTTCCAAATGGACAGATCGAAGCTGCAAAAGCCTGTGGTATGTCACGCTTCACCTGCTTCCGCCGTGTCGTCATGCCGCTGGCAATCCGCCAGGCACTGCCCGGCTATGGCAATGAAATGATCTCCATGGTCAAGGCGACGTCGCTGGCTTCTATCATCACCTTGATGGAAGTGACAGGCATCGCCGCCAAGCTGATCGCTGAATCCTATCGCGCGATTGAAGTGTTCGTTATTGCGGGCGCCATCTATCTTGCAATCAACTTCGTTCTGACACGCGTGCTCATGTTCGCGGAATACAAGCTTACGCCTTATCTGCGTCAGCCCGTCGTTAAGATCACCACCGAAGGAAAAACATCGTGA
- a CDS encoding SDR family oxidoreductase encodes MKTEDRVAIVTGGARGIGKACALDLARAGYHVTLVDLLEAELADTAAEIEALGVRALQCVADVSSHKRAGEIVAQAIETFGRVDFLLNNAGRSAPVGILEITEDEFDRAIAINLKSCFNYIQHTAPHMLKQGGGRIVSMSSLNAYSGGVTAAVSKFAYAAAKAGILGMTRSLAKELGPNIAVNAICPGVIRTEIDTNVTERADEVIKGIALGRLGCADDVARLVTFLATSEPCFITGQAFTVDGFQFNV; translated from the coding sequence ATGAAGACTGAAGATAGAGTTGCCATCGTCACGGGGGGCGCGCGAGGAATTGGCAAGGCATGTGCTCTCGATCTGGCGCGAGCTGGTTATCATGTGACACTGGTCGATCTACTCGAGGCGGAGCTCGCTGATACGGCAGCTGAGATCGAAGCTCTGGGCGTGCGTGCGCTTCAATGTGTTGCTGATGTCTCTAGCCATAAGCGGGCAGGTGAAATTGTCGCCCAGGCAATTGAAACCTTTGGGCGCGTCGACTTCCTGCTCAACAATGCCGGGCGTTCCGCTCCTGTCGGCATTCTTGAGATAACTGAAGACGAGTTTGACCGTGCAATCGCGATCAATCTGAAAAGCTGCTTCAATTACATTCAGCATACTGCACCACATATGCTGAAGCAGGGTGGCGGCCGGATTGTTTCAATGTCGTCGCTCAACGCCTATTCGGGCGGTGTAACGGCGGCGGTCAGCAAGTTCGCTTATGCGGCAGCAAAAGCCGGTATCCTTGGCATGACTCGTTCCCTTGCCAAGGAACTGGGTCCAAACATTGCGGTCAACGCCATCTGTCCTGGTGTCATTCGCACTGAGATCGACACGAATGTCACTGAACGCGCGGATGAAGTTATCAAGGGAATTGCATTGGGACGGCTAGGTTGTGCCGACGATGTGGCACGCTTGGTAACTTTCCTTGCGACATCGGAGCCGTGCTTCATCACTGGGCAGGCTTTCACGGTCGATGGCTTTCAATTCAATGTTTGA
- a CDS encoding polysaccharide deacetylase — MTTDTPVPTWTWPEERLQTIMNRARAGRSFKPAAWANGAKCAVGLSFDSDHDTFELRDGGKSISALSQGQFGPRQGIPRIRALLRNNNIPATFFVPAVSAIHYPDEQRALIDEGHEIALHGWIHERNTLLDGDTERDLQHRSADALEKITGIRPVGIRTPSWDFSDNTLHITAEMGLLYDSSLMADVDCYELLLNGEPSGVTELPVEWIRDDAAYLVMDRWGGLRPQIAPHDILQIFIREFDAAYDEGGIFQLTMHPDIIGHRSRIWILKELIGHIKQHQDIWFATHADIARFAKLNG; from the coding sequence ATGACAACTGATACACCCGTTCCAACATGGACCTGGCCAGAAGAGCGGCTGCAGACCATCATGAACCGTGCTCGTGCTGGTCGTAGCTTCAAGCCGGCGGCTTGGGCCAATGGTGCTAAGTGTGCAGTTGGCCTGTCGTTCGATTCCGACCATGACACTTTCGAATTGCGTGATGGCGGCAAATCGATTTCTGCTCTTTCACAAGGACAATTCGGTCCAAGGCAAGGCATTCCGCGCATTCGTGCATTGCTGCGCAACAACAACATCCCCGCGACATTCTTTGTGCCAGCAGTTTCGGCGATCCATTATCCTGACGAGCAGCGCGCCTTAATTGATGAGGGCCATGAAATTGCCCTTCACGGCTGGATTCACGAACGAAATACTTTGCTTGATGGAGATACCGAGCGCGACCTGCAACATCGTTCTGCTGATGCGCTAGAAAAGATCACGGGAATTCGACCCGTGGGCATCAGAACGCCATCATGGGATTTTAGTGACAATACTCTGCACATTACCGCCGAAATGGGCCTACTTTACGATTCTTCGCTCATGGCAGACGTCGATTGTTATGAGCTTTTGCTGAATGGCGAGCCGAGCGGCGTGACTGAACTGCCGGTCGAGTGGATTCGTGATGATGCTGCCTATCTGGTTATGGATCGTTGGGGCGGTTTGCGTCCACAGATTGCGCCACATGATATTCTCCAGATTTTCATTCGCGAATTTGATGCTGCTTATGACGAGGGCGGGATTTTCCAGCTGACGATGCACCCGGATATCATTGGTCATCGGTCACGGATCTGGATTTTGAAAGAACTGATCGGCCACATAAAGCAACATCAGGATATTTGGTTTGCCACGCATGCGGACATCGCGCGCTTTGCAAAGCTAAACGGCTGA
- a CDS encoding type II toxin-antitoxin system HicB family antitoxin: MPVTYALIHQENGQFGISFPDFPGCISGGKNEEEAIRRGTEALNFHVEGMIEDGDAIPMLRNAKELRADPELAEELEDGILTLVSFEMPGKILRINITIDEHLLSAIDKDAKAHNQSRSAYIADAARNKIRGAA; this comes from the coding sequence GTGCCCGTTACATACGCATTAATCCATCAAGAAAACGGCCAGTTCGGGATTTCGTTTCCTGACTTCCCCGGATGCATTTCGGGTGGCAAAAACGAAGAAGAAGCAATTCGCCGAGGAACAGAAGCCCTTAATTTTCACGTCGAGGGCATGATTGAGGATGGTGACGCTATTCCGATGCTGCGCAATGCGAAGGAGCTTCGCGCAGATCCGGAGCTTGCCGAGGAATTAGAAGACGGCATACTAACTTTGGTTAGTTTCGAGATGCCGGGGAAAATCCTTCGCATAAATATTACAATAGATGAGCACCTGCTATCAGCGATCGACAAAGATGCAAAGGCACACAATCAAAGTCGGTCTGCGTATATTGCTGATGCTGCCAGAAACAAAATTCGCGGCGCAGCATAA
- a CDS encoding DUF3617 family protein gives MKRFGVTVLGAIVASSVSGPAFSAELDKAIRGTWKGPHVESCQALRDQTADDYIIFGKKGFERHEGKCVITKYSREAKTHSLKFLCETEGETVRGDMKVTVLNADRISIAGAGQYERCK, from the coding sequence ATGAAGCGATTTGGCGTTACGGTTTTAGGGGCAATAGTTGCGAGTTCAGTTTCAGGCCCAGCATTTTCAGCAGAATTAGACAAAGCTATTCGCGGAACTTGGAAGGGGCCTCATGTTGAGAGTTGCCAAGCTTTACGTGATCAAACGGCAGATGATTATATTATTTTCGGAAAAAAAGGCTTCGAACGGCATGAAGGTAAATGCGTAATTACGAAGTATTCTCGAGAAGCAAAAACCCACTCGCTTAAATTCCTATGCGAGACAGAGGGGGAGACAGTTCGCGGTGATATGAAGGTCACTGTCCTAAATGCTGATAGAATCTC
- a CDS encoding AlpA family phage regulatory protein: MRQPDRIVRLKTVLSRTGLSWSAIYSKIAEGTFPNHIKISTNGAGWKESDINGWIASRSPGRPPKHDLTTWTVTDDWPDPFRLHKPR; this comes from the coding sequence ATGCGTCAACCAGACCGTATCGTCCGTTTGAAGACCGTTCTCTCCCGCACCGGGCTGTCCTGGTCCGCCATCTATAGCAAGATCGCCGAAGGCACTTTCCCCAACCATATCAAGATCAGCACCAACGGCGCTGGCTGGAAAGAATCCGACATCAATGGCTGGATCGCCAGCCGTTCCCCCGGCAGGCCGCCCAAGCATGACCTCACCACATGGACCGTGACCGACGACTGGCCCGACCCGTTCCGGTTACACAAGCCGAGATAG